The genomic window CGCGGCGCGAAAAAGCTGAACAGCCGCTTTGCCGCTGCCGCGCAATTGTTTACATATGGCGAATACGCCTTTTATAAATCCGGGCAGATCGGCACGCTGCAGTCTGCCGAGATCCTAGACTCCCACCATTTGCTGCGGGAAGACCTGGAAAAGACGGCGTATTCGGCCTACATCGCCGAACTGGTCGATCGCTTGGCCGACGAGGAGCCGAACGCCGGTTTGTTTGGGCAGCTTTTGGCGGCGCTTAGGGCGATCGAGGAAGGAAAAGACCCGCAGATCACCACGCATGTGATGGAAATGAAACTGATGGCGTTGGCCGGTTATGCGCCTGTGTTGGATCGGTGCGCGAACTGCGGCAAGGATATCGGCGGCTCCGCCATGTTCAGCGCGGCGGCGGG from Bacilli bacterium includes these protein-coding regions:
- the recO gene encoding DNA repair protein RecO — protein: MLKRVEGLVIRTNDYGEGHKILTLYTCDAGKTSVMARGAKKLNSRFAAAAQLFTYGEYAFYKSGQIGTLQSAEILDSHHLLREDLEKTAYSAYIAELVDRLADEEPNAGLFGQLLAALRAIEEGKDPQITTHVMEMKLMALAGYAPVLDRCANCGKDIGGSAMFSAAAGGVLCAACANAHAQAMPLADSVWKLLRLLNRVDLRRIGTISVKPETKRVLKQVLRRYMDGHVEVSRWKARSFLDQMSKYEL